The genomic region GACGCGAACTCGTCCAGCCGCTCGTTCTGGCGTTCGAGTTCGCGGCTCGACCGCTCGGCTTCCTCACGAGCCGCCTGAGCCTGTCGAATCTGGCTCCGGAGCGTATCCCGCATGTTCCCGAACGCGTCGTACAGCCGCCCGATCTCGTCCTGCCGAGTGGTCGAGATGTCGACGCCGAGGTCACCCTCTTTCATCGCCTGCGTTCGGTCGCGGAGCTGTACTATCGGTCGAACCGTGTGCCGTCCGAAAAGATACCCGGCGACGCCCAGCGAGACGACTGCCGTCCCGATGACAGCGAGGAATCCCCAGCGGACGAGCCGACTTGGTCCGTACAGCGACTCGCGCTCGGCGCTCGTCGCGACCACCCACGACGTGCCGTTGACCGGCGTGTACGTTGTGACACGGTCTTCAGTTTCGATAGTCGTCGTTCTGCCCGCTGTTGCGGCCCGGAGACCGTCCTGACTGAGAGGCGCAGAACCGCCCTGACCGTCGACAAGCGGGTCTCCGCCTCCGGTGAGCAGTCGCGTCTCAAACCCGCTACGCCCGTCGCGGACCTCCTCGGTTGGGACCCGGGCAACCAAAACTAGTGCTCCGTCCCCATCGGAGACGGGAGTCACGAACGCCATGGAGTGGCCGCCACCGTCCGCGTATGCCGCCGATTGCACTACTGTCTCAGTGCCGGTCGTATCGTTTATCGTCGCCAGTACAGGGGACTTCCACGCGGGTTCGACCGCCCACGGTGCCCGGCCTTCTGTGCTTTCCTCAGTGCTGGCAACAATTAACTGCGAGTCGTCGACGGTAGAGACGTAGTGGAGCGACCGAATCTGTGACGACTCCGCTGTGGCTGCTGTGGTGAGGTACTGCCTGACCTCTGCGGCCGTTCCGGTATCGTACACCCCTGTGGCTGCGATAGCAATAGTCTCCGTCTCCGTGGTCGTCCGCCACTGCTCGATACTGTCGGCACGATGCATGGCCGACGTTTCGAGGTCCGTCGTCGCGTCGCTGACAACCTGTTTCTGTATCTGCAGGTAGCTACCGAAGCCCACGGCTGCGAGTACGACGGCGATTACTGCCAGCGCGACAGCGAACTTCGCCGCGTAGTTTCGCGCGTACACGGCCGGGAGGACTGGGTGAAGCCGCTCTCGCAGCCCGTCGGGCTGGCTTGACCGCGCTGTCTCGTCCCCACCACCTGTCATTATCTGATCTGAATCCTTCAGTGGTCGACCGCTACCCATCGTTATGTTCAACCCATGATATAATTTATCATATGATATACTCACATCGATACGTGTTTTGAGGGAGCAGCCCCAGACGAGTCGTAAGGCGTTTCCTCGCGCTCGTCGTCCCCTTTCGTATGAGCCTCGAAGAGCTACAGGATGATATCGAAGCGGCGTACGGCGACTTCGACGACGAGTTCGATCTGTCCATCGACCGTGAGACGCGTAACGAACTCGCGATGCTGTCAGTCGCCCTCGATCCGGACGACCCGGACGAACTCATCAGGCGGGCGGTTCATATGCTGTTTCAGTCGACCGTCGACCGTGGGACGCTGGATTTCCACCTCCGGTCGAGTTACGACTGCACGTACGACGAGTACCTCTCTGGGATGACCTTCGACCAGATGACCGGGAACGACTTCCCCCAGCAACAGGACAAGGACGACCGGCGCTACCAGTTTTAGATCAGGAGCCATAGCGCCAGCACTGTTGCGATACCAAGGACGACCGAACTCCAGAACGCGACACGCGTGGCGAAGGCACGGTTCGGTCCCGGGGCGGTCAACGCTGCTTTGATCATGATACTGGCGGCCGTCGCGGTCAGAATAGCGACCATCGCCGTCGGCCCATCGATAGCGCCGCCGCGGTACAGCAACACGGCTGAGGTCGTCGCCCCGGCACTGGAAACCAGCCCGCTGAGTGCCGACGTGACGTAGAGGCCTGCCGTTCCGAACTGCGTCTCTGCGAACCCGCCAGCGACCACGACCAGCAGGAACACCCCGCCGAAAGCAAGCGCATTCCGTAGGGAGAACGGGCTTTCAAGCCCCATGTCGACCGTCTCAGACCAATCCGCGGTGTATGCGGCGACAACGACACTGCCGACAATGACGGCCCCGAGCGGAACGATTGCCTCCACTAAGACGCCACGCTCGATGGTGAAGAACACGGTAATCAGGAGATTACGGAGCGCCATCGCTGCGTCGGCCAGCAGAATCGCGGCAACGGCGTACGAGGTTGCGTCCGGCCGCTGTCGAACGTGGTCGAGCATCGTGCCCACCACCGCTGTCGACGACGCGAGACCGCCGAAAAAGCCGGTAACGGCGATGCCACGGCTGCCGTACGTCTGGACGATGGCGTAGTTGACGATGCCGATGCCAGCGACGAACAGCACCATCAGCCAGATAACGCGCAGTTCCACGGCCACGTCGACCAGTCCGCCAGGCAACTCGACCGGTTCAGACGGAAGCAACGGGTAGATGACGAAGGCGATGATAGCGAACTCCGTCGCTGAGCGTAGTTCCTCGCGAGTAAGTCCCCATGCGAGGGAGTGAAGCTCCCGCTTGAGCACCAGCAGCAGCGACGAGAAGACGGCGACCGAAACACCTTCCAGAATGAACCCCTGTGCGACCAGCGCCCCGATACCGTAGGCGACGAGCATCGAGACAGACGTGGTCAGTGATAGCCCCTCTTCTTCCGCAGTGCCGAGAAGCCCCTGCACTGCGAGCAAGACCCCCTGCACGATGACCAGGACGCCGCCGACGACGAGGAGCGCCTGGTTTTCGATCAGCGTGAACACCGCAGCGAGCAGGCTAATCAGTGCGAACGTCCGCACACCGGCCG from Haloarcula rubripromontorii harbors:
- a CDS encoding HAMP domain-containing sensor histidine kinase, with the protein product MTGGGDETARSSQPDGLRERLHPVLPAVYARNYAAKFAVALAVIAVVLAAVGFGSYLQIQKQVVSDATTDLETSAMHRADSIEQWRTTTETETIAIAATGVYDTGTAAEVRQYLTTAATAESSQIRSLHYVSTVDDSQLIVASTEESTEGRAPWAVEPAWKSPVLATINDTTGTETVVQSAAYADGGGHSMAFVTPVSDGDGALVLVARVPTEEVRDGRSGFETRLLTGGGDPLVDGQGGSAPLSQDGLRAATAGRTTTIETEDRVTTYTPVNGTSWVVATSAERESLYGPSRLVRWGFLAVIGTAVVSLGVAGYLFGRHTVRPIVQLRDRTQAMKEGDLGVDISTTRQDEIGRLYDAFGNMRDTLRSQIRQAQAAREEAERSSRELERQNERLDEFASTLSHDLRNPLTVARGHVELLATRLSDQETDSADLQSHIEKLEDAHDRIESIIDDVLTLTRKGASVEETAPVPLEAVVTDAWDNIDNKSASIEVTGSRTIDADRTRLLRAFENLFRNATDHVGPEVTVTVGLTEHGFYVADDGPGIPTDAVDSIFEYGHTTSEDGTGLGLSIVKTIAEAHGWRLYIDTTYPDGAMFVFADVFSEDEPDWYGTEFEWGRPEADD
- a CDS encoding MgtC/SapB family protein encodes the protein MCPMSILLQFSPEPVQTTVFRILLAGALGMFLGLEREWSQKSAGVRTFALISLLAAVFTLIENQALLVVGGVLVIVQGVLLAVQGLLGTAEEEGLSLTTSVSMLVAYGIGALVAQGFILEGVSVAVFSSLLLVLKRELHSLAWGLTREELRSATEFAIIAFVIYPLLPSEPVELPGGLVDVAVELRVIWLMVLFVAGIGIVNYAIVQTYGSRGIAVTGFFGGLASSTAVVGTMLDHVRQRPDATSYAVAAILLADAAMALRNLLITVFFTIERGVLVEAIVPLGAVIVGSVVVAAYTADWSETVDMGLESPFSLRNALAFGGVFLLVVVAGGFAETQFGTAGLYVTSALSGLVSSAGATTSAVLLYRGGAIDGPTAMVAILTATAASIMIKAALTAPGPNRAFATRVAFWSSVVLGIATVLALWLLI